A section of the Pseudomonas sp. Q1-7 genome encodes:
- a CDS encoding DUF932 domain-containing protein — MAHLVETMAYAGATPWHGLGNQLTQKQPIEVWQREAGMDWQILESPVHFKSEVTGHLGAIHSFPEQKVLFRSDTKAPLSVVSQRYHTVQPREVLEFYRDLTEVSGYEMETAGVLKGGRKFWALARTGQGSELKGNDQVNGYLLLATSCDGTLATTATPTTVRVVCNNTLTIALDGTSRAIKVPHNTRFDPKAVKKQLGIAVSQWDDFMYRMRALAERKVQWHEALGFFMNVMCETSPTGALPEQLPNERALRKVQELYEGRGRGSQLDSARGTAWGLLNAVTEYVDHERRARSNEYRMDSAWFGQGAQIKQRALDAALQLAA, encoded by the coding sequence ATGGCACATCTCGTCGAAACCATGGCCTACGCCGGCGCTACTCCGTGGCATGGCCTGGGCAATCAGCTCACCCAGAAACAGCCCATCGAAGTCTGGCAACGCGAAGCCGGCATGGACTGGCAGATCCTCGAAAGCCCCGTGCATTTCAAATCAGAGGTCACGGGCCACCTGGGCGCAATCCACTCCTTCCCCGAACAGAAGGTGCTCTTCCGTTCGGACACCAAGGCACCGCTGTCGGTGGTCTCCCAGCGCTATCACACCGTGCAGCCGCGCGAAGTGCTCGAGTTCTACCGGGACCTGACCGAAGTCTCCGGCTACGAGATGGAAACCGCTGGTGTGCTCAAGGGCGGACGCAAGTTCTGGGCGCTGGCGCGTACCGGGCAGGGCTCCGAGCTCAAGGGCAACGATCAGGTCAACGGCTACCTGCTGCTCGCCACCTCCTGCGACGGCACCCTGGCCACCACGGCAACGCCTACTACCGTGCGCGTAGTCTGTAATAACACCCTGACCATCGCCCTGGACGGCACCAGTCGCGCGATCAAGGTGCCGCACAACACCCGCTTCGATCCGAAGGCGGTGAAGAAGCAACTTGGTATCGCCGTCTCGCAATGGGATGACTTTATGTACCGCATGCGCGCTCTGGCTGAGCGCAAGGTGCAGTGGCATGAGGCACTGGGCTTCTTCATGAACGTGATGTGCGAGACCAGCCCGACCGGCGCGCTGCCGGAGCAACTGCCGAACGAGCGCGCCCTGCGCAAGGTTCAGGAGCTGTACGAAGGCCGTGGTCGCGGTAGCCAGCTGGACTCGGCGCGCGGTACCGCCTGGGGCCTGCTCAACGCCGTGACCGAGTACGTCGACCACGAGCGCCGTGCGCGCAGCAACGAATACCGCATGGACTCGGCCTGGTTCGGTCAGGGCGCACAGATCAAGCAACGTGCTCTGGATGCCGCGCTGCAGCTCGCTGCTTAA